A genomic window from Salvia splendens isolate huo1 chromosome 11, SspV2, whole genome shotgun sequence includes:
- the LOC121756344 gene encoding uncharacterized protein LOC121756344 — translation MAVNERYFVEWKEQYVSKERGNRVVHYFLKDNSGESILAVVGTERSVRHMFYVVSDEFFSAHGADNSVQAGFRWRSRREVVNWLTSMLSKQHRQGDRSMSPKGNNAAELNAQRTQMLSHKGRIARNLKGHHLDISWSGSSWACGKQLKHYSEFRRNGISITAHSFVFVMAEKDNHYIAYLEDMYEDRKCQKKVKVRWFHHNKEVEGVVALRNPDPKEVFITPYIQVISAECVDGPAIVLTREHYEKCVEVFPHDLLGGLHYCFRQFKVNRVKQFKLSKLRGYYSQAIFSCFSPDFFEDEEFSSEDDAKVGSKRNRSSGEDHKPDHDLSDKRYGPLSRETNFLKHVDVQFRQSHLLKNEKVEFLCQDSGMRGCWFRCTIVEISRRQMKILYEDIMDEDSGTNLEEWIPTNRVANADKLGMRYAGRHTVRPANPCNEGSPTYGVGDPVDAWWSDGWWEGVISDTSDGGNGIYKIYIPGENMYLSSEVKNFRVSRDWVGDKWMDIEPNPNILCVISSTSIDTKLSTSSAASKEAKSDNSPTSVDKFVASNKLSVVDEAIHELAGMTLTNVPLKDECTDAEQQKCVFEAEEKEYSNSVEQEMGNAGSDLGAVNVNGDDNNLVECEIAEVKCEAEATEIMLTGC, via the exons ATGGCTGTGAATGAGCGTTATTTTGTGGAGTGGAAGGAGCAATATGTGTCGAAGGAGAGGGGCAACCGCGTGGTTCACTATTTTTTGAAAGATAACTCAGGGGAGTCTATTCTTGCTGTTGTGGGTACTGAAAGGAGTGTTAGGCACATGTTCTATGTTGTATCGGATGAGTTCTTTAGCGCCCACGGGGCTGATAACTCGGTGCAGGCCGGGTTCAGATGGAGGTCGAGGAGGGAGGTGGTGAACTGGCTTACTTCCATGTTATCAAAGCAACATCGGCAAGGAGATCGCTCAA TGTCCCCAAAAGGTAACAATGCTGCCGAATTAAATGCTCAGCGCACTCAGATGCTATCTCATAAG GGTCGCATAGCAAGGAATTTGAAAGGTCATCATTTAGACATTTCATGGTCAGGTTCCTCTTGGGCTTGTGGTAAACAATTGAAGCATTACTCGGAGTTTCGCAGGAATGGGATTTCAATAACA GCTCATTCGTTTGTCTTTGTAATGGCTGAGAAAGATAATCACTATATTGCATATTTGGAGGATATGTATGAAGACAGAAAGTGCCAGAAAAAGGTCAAAGTGAGATGGTTCCATCATAATAAGGAGGTGGAGGGAGTTGTGGCTTTACGCAATCCTGATCCCAAAGAAGTCTTTATCACTCCTTACATACAGGTCATCAGCGCTGAATGTGTTGATGGCCCAGCCATAGTTTTAACTCGTGAACACTATGAGAAATGCGTGGAAGTTTTTCCACACGATTTGTTAGGTGGACTTCATTACTGTTTCAGACAGTTCAAGGTTAATAGAGTAAAACAATTCAAACTAAGTAAATTGCGGGGATATTACAGTCAAGCAATATTCTCGTGCTTTAGCCCTGATTTTTTTGAGGACGAAGAGTTTAGCTCTGAGGACGATGCAAAAGTGGGATCTAAAAGGAATAGAAGTTCCGGAGAGGATCATAAACCAGACCATGATCTATCAGACAAGAGATACGGTCCGCTGAGCAGGGAGACAAATTTTCTCAAGCATGTTGATGTCCAATTTCGGCAGAGTCATTTGTTAAAGAATGAAAAGGTGGAGTTTCTTTGCCAAGACAGTGGTATGCGTGGCTGCTGGTTCAGATGTACAATAGTAGAGATCTCGAGGAGACAGATGAAAATTCTATATGAAGATATCATGGATGAGGATAGTGGCACGAACCTCGAG GAATGGATTCCTACGAATAGAGTGGCTAATGCTGATAAGCTGGGGATGCGGTATGCTGGCCGCCACACTGTCAGACCTGCCAATCCCTGCAACGAAGGGAGCCCAACCTATGGAGTTGGAGATCCAGTTGACGCGTGGTGGAGTGATGGTTGGTGGGAAGGGGTAATCTCTGACACTAGCGATGGCGGAAATGGAATCTACAAGATTTATATTCCAG GTGAAAACATGTACCTGAGTAGTGAGGTGAAGAATTTTAGAGTTTCAAGAGATTGGGTTGGCGATAAGTGGATGGATATCGAGCCAAATCCTAACATTCTTTGCGTCATATCTTCAACGAGCATTGATACTAAGCTCTCAACATCGTCTGCTGCTTCCAAGGAAGCCAAATCGGATAACTCTCCGACCTCTGTTGATAAATTTGTTGCCAGCAATAAACTCAGTGTAGTTGACGAAGCGATTCATGAGCTAGCAGGCATGACACTGACCAACGTCCCTCTGAAAGACGAATGCACCGACGCTGAGCAGCAGAAGTGTGTATTTGAAGCCGAGGAGAAGGAATACTCTAACAGTGTCGAACAAGAGATGGGGAACGCTGGCAGTGACTTAGGTGCTGTTAACGTCAATGGCGACGACAACAActtggtggaatgtgagattgCTGAGGTGAAATGTGAAGCAGAAGCTACTGAGATTATGCTAACTGGCTGTTAG
- the LOC121756362 gene encoding pectinesterase QRT1-like produces the protein MISLLRVWILILFLASAQAQPSFISWGDLRLDRARPTLGNADDRTKLIVVSQNGSGDSLTVQGAVDLVPVNNIHRVKIHILPGVYREKVHIPANKPYITLIGEEGRAGETVITWHDKAGDLNAAGQYIGTWNSSSVSVLSDYFCASYITFQNTVVVKGDLGVNGYQAVALRIGGDHAMFYRVRFLGSQDTLLDETGSHYFLECFIQGTTDFIFGRARSLYKHCNISVVADGFAIAAHHRDSPLDDTGFSFVNCTVAGTGDLFLGRAWGAFSRIIYSYTDFNITVRPEGWQDWGFPSRRSTAVFGLYECRGRGAERNTTQDWSRAMNITEAMPFLNTDFIKGEQWLRL, from the exons ATGATCAGTTTGTTGCGTGTCTGGATTCTCATCCTCTTCCTCGCGTCCGCGCAAGCTCAGCCGAGTTTCATCTCGTGGGGCGACTTGAGGCTCGACCGCGCCAGGCCCACTTTGGGCAACGCCGATGATCGGACCAAACTCATTGTCGTCTCCCAGAACGGCTCCGGAGATTCCCTCACCGTTCAAGGCGCCGTTGATTTGGTTCCGGTGAATAATATCCACCGTGTCAAGATTCATATCCTTCCTGGCGTTTACAG GGAAAAGGTGCATATTCCGGCGAATAAGCCATACATAACGCTGATCGGAGAGGAAGGGAGAGCGGGCGAGACGGTGATAACTTGGCACGACAAAGCCGGGGACCTGAACGCAGCCGGGCAGTACATCGGGACGTGGAACTCGTCCTCTGTCTCCGTGCTATCCGACTACTTCTGTGCATCCTACATCACTTTTCAG AATACAGTGGTGGTGAAGGGAGATTTAGGAGTGAACGGCTACCAGGCGGTGGCGCTGAGGATCGGGGGCGATCACGCCATGTTCTACCGAGTCCGGTTCCTGGGGTCGCAGGACACGCTCCTGGACGAAACCGGCTCACATTATTTCCTCGAATGCTTCATCCAAGGCACCACGGATTTCATATTCGGCAGGGCAAGATCCTTGTACAAGCATTGCAACATATCAGTGGTCGCAGATGGGTTCGCAATCGCAGCTCATCACCGCGACAGCCCCCTCGACGACACGGGCTTCTCGTTTGTAAACTGCACCGTGGCTGGAACAGGGGATCTGTTCCTGGGCAGAGCATGGGGAGCCTTCTCTCGGATTATTTACTCCTACACAGATTTTAACATAACTGTGAGGCCAGAAGGATGGCAGGATTGGGGATTTCCATCGAGACGAAGCACCGCGGTTTTCGGGCTGTACGAGTGCAGAGGAAGAGGAGCGGAGAGAAACACTACTCAAGACTGGTCCAGAGCTATGAATATCACAGAAGCAATGCCTTTTTTAAACACAGATTTCATAAAAGGGGAACAATGGCTAAGGCTAtag
- the LOC121756360 gene encoding serine acetyltransferase 1, chloroplastic-like — protein MKALSLSVSLSFSTATPSALNKSLSPSTILISLSSRFFSSPFLPHNHSMATCVHSSTATTPPRTAQSVDDCVFDSYAICCRPNFADRVQAKTVLVADLWLRMKEEARLDIEQEPILSTYYYTSILCHDSIESALANHLSIKLSNHSLPSGILYDLILGILVENGEIIRAVVDDLRAVKERDPACISFAHCFLNFKGFSAIQSHRIAHNLWCKGRKVLALLIQNRVSEAFAVDIHPGARIGSGILLDHATGVVIGETAVIGNNVSILHNVTLGGTGKASGDRHPKIGDGVLIGAGTCVLGNVRIEEGAKIGAGSVVLKQVPARSTAVGNPARLIGGRLEKTPSLTMDQTSHSEWSNYVI, from the coding sequence ATGAAAGCTCTGTCGCTCTCCgtctctctctccttctccacaGCCACACCCTCTGCCCTAAATAAATCTCTCTCCCCTTCCACcattctcatctctctctcatcCAGATTCTTCTCCTCGCCGTTTCTGCCACACAACCACTCCATGGCTACTTGCGTCCACTCCTCCACCGCCACAACTCCCCCACGCACCGCTCAATCCGTCGACGACTGCGTCTTCGACAGCTACGCCATCTGTTGCAGACCTAATTTCGCCGATCGCGTACAAGCAAAAACTGTTTTGGTTGCCGATTTGTGGCTGCGGATGAAGGAGGAGGCCAGGTTAGATATCGAGCAGGAGCCGATTTTGTCTACCTACTATTATACTTCGATTTTATGCCACGATTCGATAGAATCAGCTCTCGCGAACCACCTCTCGATCAAATTGAGCAACCACAGCCTCCCCAGCGGCATCCTTTACGATTTAATTTTAGGGATTTTAGTTGAAAATGGAGAAATAATTAGGGCGGTGGTTGATGATTTGAGGGCGGTTAAGGAGAGGGACCCTGCCTGCATCAGTTTCGCACACTGCTTCCTGAACTTCAAAGGCTTCTCCGCGATTCAATCGCACAGAATAGCTCACAATCTATGGTGCAAAGGCAGGAAAGTGCTGGCTCTGCTTATACAGAACAGGGTTTCGGAGGCCTTCGCGGTGGATATCCATCCCGGGGCGAGGATCGGGAGCGGTATCCTTCTCGATCACGCGACGGGGGTGGTGATCGGGGAGACGGCGGTGATTGGGAACAATGTGTCGATTCTGCATAACGTGACACTGGGAGGGACGGGGAAGGCGAGCGGGGATAGGCACCCGAAGATCGGGGATGGGGTTCTGATTGGGGCGGGGACTTGTGTTCTAGGCAATGTGAGGATCGAGGAGGGGGCGAAGATTGGGGCGGGATCGGTTGTGTTGAAGCAGGTGCCGGCGAGGAGCACTGCGGTCGGGAATCCAGCGAGATTGATCGGAGGGCGGCTGGAGAAGACGCCGAGCTTAACCATGGATCAGACCTCGCATTCTGAATGGTCTAATTATGTCATATAG
- the LOC121754322 gene encoding salviol synthase-like: MFFKLLVNSTNHVDINRTSTTHLTHHQITMEFPSLLLSLQILIPTLIFLTLILTKKRAPKLPPGPRRIPVLGNMHNMISGEAPHRLLHKLSQKFGPVMHLQLGEVSVAVISSPEAAKQVMKTHDIHFASRSPIIVAEIISYGCTSITFSPYGEYWRQLRKITTLELLSMKRVQSFRWLREKVFVDLARKFAGAGAEVNFSKKFNAATFGLISRAALGDGTKQVESLHPMINELAELSAGFDIADVFPSVKLFQWMSRLKKRVLVIHKDIDRILEEVIHQHRIANNDEHHEDILDVLLKYQQDGLDFSLTKDNVKSVIVDMLAGGSETSGTTVEWAMAELVKNPRILEKAQEEVRRVFDEEGTIEESRIQECKYLKLVVKETLRMHPALPLMLPRKCRETTEVDGFVIPENSRVIVNGWAINRDPNYWKDANTFQPERFLDNLVDFKGNNFEFLPFGSGRRMCPGMSFGLANVEFPLALFLYHFDWKLGGGIKPQDLDMEDGFGLTARRLKQLYLVPTLTRPLPVQ, from the exons ATGTTTTTTAAATTACTTGTAAATTCAACTAATCATGTTGATATAAATAGAACATCAACAACACACCTCACGCATCATCAAATCACAATGGAGTTCCCATCTCTACTCTTATCCCTCCAAATCCTTATACCAACTCTCATCTTCCTCACACTTATCCTCACCAAAAAACGAGCCCCTAAACTCCCGCCGGGCCCGCGCCGCATCCCGGTGCTCGGCaacatgcacaacatgatcagCGGCGAGGCCCCCCACCGCCTCCTCCACAAGCTCTCACAAAAATTCGGCCCCGTGATGCACCTCCAGCTCGGCGAGGTCTCCGTCGCCGTCATCTCCTCCCCCGAGGCCGCTAAACAG GTGATGAAGACCCACGACATCCACTTCGCCTCGCGGTCCCCGATCATCGTGGCGGAGATCATCAGCTACGGGTGCACCAGCATCACCTTCAGCCCGTACGGCGAGTACTGGCGCCAGCTCCGCAAGATCACGACGCTCGAGCTCCTGAGCATGAAGCGCGTGCAGTCGTTCCGCTGGCTCCGGGAGAAGGTCTTCGTCGACCTCGCCAGAAAATTCGCCGGCGCCGGAGCGGAGGTGAACTTCTCTAAGAAGTTCAACGCGGCGACGTTTGGGTTGATCTCGAGGGCGGCGCTCGGGGACGGGACGAAGCAGGTGGAGTCTCTGCACCCGATGATCAACGAGCTCGCGGAGCTGTCGGCCGGGTTTGACATCGCCGACGTGTTTCCATCGGTGAAATTGTTCCAGTGGATGAGCAGGCTGAAGAAGAGGGTGTTGGTTATACACAAGGATATTGATAGGATTCTTGAGGAAGTCATCCACCAGCATAGAATTGCAAACAATGATGAACATCATGAAGATATTCTTGATGTTCTTCTCAAGTATCAGCAGGATGGCCTTGACTTCTCTCTCACCAAGGATAATGTCAAATCCGTCATCGTG GATATGTTGGCTGGAGGGAGCGAGACGTCCGGGACAACAGTCGAATGGGCAATGGCCGAACTCGTAAaaaatccaagaatcctggagAAGGCACAGGAAGAGGTGAGGAGGGTTTTCGACGAAGAGGGAACCATAGAGGAGTCGCGTATTCAGGAATGCAAGTATCTTAAGCTAGTGGTGAAGGAGACTCTGAGGATGCATCCCGCGCTACCGCTGATGCTGCCGAGGAAATGCCGCGAGACGACCGAGGTGGACGGGTTCGTGATACCGGAGAACTCCCGGGTGATCGTCAACGGGTGGGCCATCAACAGAGACCCCAACTACTGGAAAGATGCCAACACTTTTCAACCGGAGAGGTTTCTTGACAATTTGGTGGATTTCAAGGGGAATAACTTTGAGTTTCTGCCATTCGGGAGTGGCCGGAGGATGTGCCCCGGGATGTCGTTCGGGCTCGCCAACGTCGAGTTTCCGCTTGCTCTGTTTTTGTACCATTTTGACTGGAAATTGGGGGGTGGGATCAAGCCTCAGGATTTGGATATGGAGGATGGGTTTGGGTTGACTGCCAGGAGGCTTAAACAGCTCTATCTTGTGCCTACTCTCACAAGGCCTTTGCCTGTCCAATGA